The genome window TGCAGCCCTTCCTCGTCGCCAACTCGGTGCCCGAGAAGGGCAAGGAGCGCGTGCAGACGATCGCCGATCGCGAGATCTTCGACGACACGACCAAGTGCATCCTGTGCGCCGCGTGCACGTCGTCGTGCCCCGTCTTCTGGACCGACGGCCAGTACTTCGGCCCGGCCGCGATCGTGAACGCGCACCGCTTCATCTTCGACTCGCGTGACGACAACGCCGCTGTACGCCTCGACATCCTCAACGACAAGGAGGGAGTGTGGCGCTGCCGCACGACCTTCAACTGCTCCGAGGCGTGCCCCCGTGGCATCGAGGTCACCAAGGCCATCGCCGAGGTCAAGCAGGCCGTGCTGCGCGGGCGTCCCTGACCTCCGCGCACTGACGACGACGGGCGGGCTCCTTCACGGGAGCCCGCCCGTTCTCGTCAGGTGGATAGGGTGAGGATGTGTCTGATCCCGCTGGTGCTGAGAGCGAGCCCCGCCGCCTCGACGCGGCCGTCGAACGGGCCACCGCGCTGACGCAGCGCACACTCGGGCTGTTCCCCGTGCGGGTCTGGCGGCATTTCTTGCAGCACAACGGCTTCCTGCTCGCTGCGGGTGTGAGCTATCAGGCCCTCTTCGCGATCTTCGCGGCGATCTATCTCGCCTTCGCGATCGCGGGCCTCTGGCTCGGCGGCAGCAGCGAAGCGGTCGACGGCATGATCGACATCATCAACAGCTACATCCCGAATCTGATCCAGGACGAGGGCGGGGTGTTCACCCCGCAGCAGGTGCAGGAGATCGCGGTCAGCACGACCGGGCTCCTGAGCATCACCGGTCTGATCGCGCTCGGAACAGTGATCTGGACGGCCATCGGCTGGGTCACGTTCTCGCGCCGCGCGACGCGTGACATCTTCGGCCTGCCGCCCGACCGTCGCAGCTACGTCATCCTGAAGGCGCGGGACCTGCTGGCCGCGCTGATCTTCGGGGCCTCACTTCTCGCGGGCTCGCTGCTCAGCTCCGCCAGCGCGGTCGCACTGAGCTGGATCCTCAGCCTCCTCGGCTGGGGTGCGGCCCTCGACGGCCTGACCAGCATCCGCATCGGGACCGTGCTGGTGTCGTTCGCGCTGCTGTCGGGCGCACTCGCGGCGATGGTCCGCTTCCTCACAGGCACGTCTCTGCACTGGGGCACGATCTGGCCCGGCGCCCTCCTCGGGGGCGGGGCGATGACGATCCTCCAGTTCGGCGCGGGGTTCCTGCTGAGCTACACCCCGTCGAATCCGCTGCTCGCCACATTCGCGATCTTCATCGGCCTTCTGCTGTGGTTCCGGGTCAACGGCGTGGTGATGCTGGTGGCGTCGTCGTGGATCGCGGTCAGCGCGCAGGACAGGGACCTCCCGCTGCTGTCCCAGACCGAGGCGGAGCGACGGCTGGCGGAGTATCAGACGCTGCTGGAGGCAGCACGGATCCGGGTGCGCGAGGCGCAGGCCGATCGCGACGAGGCACCCTGGTACCGCTCGTGGCAGAGCGAACGCGCCCTGCGTGCGGCCGAAAGGGAACTCGAGTCCCTCAAGGCCTCCGCTCCCCCTCCCGTCGACGAGAGCGCCCCCTTCGCCCAGCGTCTCCTCGCGGAGCTGCAGCGTCCGTCCAAGGATGTCGGCGGCCCTCGTTAGGCTGGTGAGCATGCCTCATCTGCGTATCGCCTCGGTCAATGTCAACGGAATCCGAGCGGCGGCTCGCAACGGCATGAGCGGCTGGCTCGATGCGGCCGATGTCGACATCCTGACCCTGCAGGAGGTCCGCGGGCAGGACGAGCACCTCGAGGCCGCCCTCCCCGGCTGGACGTTCGTGCACGACGAGGCGACGGCGAAGGGCCGCGCCGGTGTGGCGATCGCGAGCCGCGTCCCGGCGCTCGCCTCCCGTACCGACTTCGGCGACGTCGACTTCGACTCGAAGGGCCGGTGGATCGAGGCCGACTTCCAGATCGGCGATCGCCCGCTCACCGTGGTCAGCGCCTACGTGCACAGCGGCGAGGCCGACACTCCGAAGCAGGAGGAGAAGTGGAAGTTCCTCGATGCTTTCGGCATCCGGCTCGCAGAGCTCGGCCAGGCTGACGACGCGCTCGCCCTCGTCACCGGCGATCTGAACGTCGGGCACCGCGAGCTCGACATCAAGAACTGGCGCGGCAATCGCAAGAAGGCCGGATTCCTGCCCCGCGAACGCGCCTACTTCGACCGGTTCCTCGGTGCGGCAGGAGAGGCCGTCGAGGGAGTCGACGGATCCACCGGCACCGGACTCGGCTGGATCGACGTCGGACGCGCCTTCCACGGCGACGTCGAGGGGCCGTACACCTGGTGGTCGATGCGCGGCCAGGCTTTCGACAACGACTCCGGGTGGCGGATCGATTACCACCTTGCGACCCCGGCGCTCGCAGAGCGTGCGACCGCCTATCACGTCGCTCGCGCGGCCGCGTACGACCAGCGGTGGAGCGACCACGCGCCGGTCGTGGTCGACTACACCTACTGACGACCTGCACGGCGAATGTCTGCGACTTCGGGCGGAGATCAGGCCGTGACCAGAGCGACGATCAACCCGGCCGCGACCGCGAGGTAACAGAGCATGCTCCACAGATAGGCCGCTCCGCGGTGCGCGCGAGGGAAGACGAGCGGAACCGCGATCGCGACGAGGATCCCGGTGACGAGCGCGAGGAATGTGCCGAAGATCATCCCGTAGCCGTGCGGGTCTCCGCTCGTCCACCCGAACCGGCTGCTCAGCGCCATCCACGCGAGCAGCACGAAGGGTCCGCCGAACAGCACCGTGAGCACCACGCCGATGATGCGGGAGAGGACATCCCGACGGTCCCCGGGGACGCCGGCGGGTTCAGGAGCGGTCGTCATGAGGCGAGTCTCCCCCGCGGGCTCGCGCATCACCACCACCCCCATAGGATTGATACCGTGACGAAACCTCGCCTCTACTCAGGAATGCAGCCCTCCGCCGACTCTCTGCAGATCGGCAACTACATCGGGGCGCTCCTGCAGTGGCGAGACCTGCAGAGCTCCTACGACGCGTATTTCTCCGTGGTCGACCTGCATGCGCTGACCGTCGCGCAGGACCCGGCGGAGCTTCGCGAGAAGACCCGCCGCACCGCCGCGCAGTACATCGCCGCGGGCATCGAGCCGTCCCTGTCGACGCTCTACGTGCAGTCGCACGTGCGCGCCCACGCCGAGCTCGCCTGGATCCTCTCCACGATCACCGGGTTCGGCGAGGCCGGACGGATGACGCAGTTCAAGGACAAGTCCGCCCGCTACGGCGCCGACGCCACGAGCGTCGGCCTGTTCACGTACCCCGTCCTGATGGCTGCCGACATCCTGCTCTACCAGACCGATGTGGTGCCCGTCGGCGACGACCAGAAGCAGCATGTCGAACTCACCCGTGATCTCGCCGAACGGTTCAACTCGCGCTTCGGCGAGACGTTCGTCGTGCCGCGACCGGTGATCCAGAAGGACACGGCGCGCATCTACGATCTGCAGAATCCGACCTCGAAGATGTCGAAGTCCGCCGAGAGCGACGCGGGCGTGCTCTGGATGCTCGACGACCCGGCGAAGTCGGCCAAGAAGATCATGCGTGCCGTCACCGACAACGAGGGCTCCGTGCGCTTCGACCGCGAGAACAAGCCCGGTGTCTCGAATCTGCTCACGATCTACGCCGCCCTGTCGGGTCGCCAGGTGCCGGCCATCGAAGACGAGTACGCAGGTCGCGGATACGGAGACTTCAAGAAGGGGCTCGCCGAGGTCGTGGTGAACGAGTTCGAGCCGGTCCGCGCCCGCGCACTCGAGCTCCTCGACGATCCCGCTGAACTCGATCGGATCCTCGCGGCGAATGCCGCCAGGGCCGACGCGGTCGCCGACGCGACTCTCGCCGCCGTGTACGACCGCGTCGGTCTGCTTCGTCGCATCTGACACGACCGGCCATAGGATGGGGGCGTGACTGATCCGCAGCTGCCCCCGTCCGGTGCCGTTCCTCCCGTGCCACCGGCACCCCAGCCCGCTGCGCCCCAGCCCGCTGACCAGCAGCCACCTGTCGCGCCTCCCGCATACGCTCCTGCGCCGCCCGCTCCTCCGGCTCCGCCCGCCTATCAGGCGGCTCCGCCGGCGTACCAGCCCGCACCCCCGGCGGCCCCGTACGCGCAGCCCGAGCCCGCTTTCCCGGCCCCGCCCGCACCGGCGTATCCCGCACCGGCGGGGAGCCCGATGTACCCCGCTTCAGCTCCCGCAGCCCAGCCCGGCGTTCCCCCCTACCAGGCCGCCCCTCCCGGCGCATATCAGGTGCCCGTCGGAGGTTATGCGGCCCCAGAGGGTGCGTACCAGGCGCCGTCGATGGAGCCGAAGAAGTCCGGCCTCCTCGGCCTTCTCGCATTGATCTTCGCGATCGTCGCCGCTGTCGTCACTCCGATCGTCGCCGGAATCGCGGGGTTCGAGATCGGACGCCGGATCCCCGGCGGACTCGATACGACGGATCCCGACTTCCTCTCGATCCTCTCCCCCGCACGCGATCAGGTGCTGTGGGCCGAGCTCTCGTTCTGGACGGGCACCATCCTCGGCATCGCCGCGATCGTGATCGGCATCCTCGCCATCCGCAAGAAGCAGGCGCGGGGCGCCGGCATCGGCGCGCTGGTCGTCGCCGTGCTCGGACCCATCATCTTCTGGGTCGTGCTCTTCGTCGCCGTCTCCACCGGCACCGCGGCGGGCTTCCTCCCCTGAGATGTCGCGATCAGGTCGGCGTGCATCGACCGGCTGTCAGCGTGGAGCGTGATGCTTCTGCTGCGCGGCCAGCAGCCCCTCAGCGACGAGGAGCTCGACGGCGTCAGCCCCGTCGGACACGAGGATAGGCAGGTTCGCGCGTTCATCCTTGCCGAACGGTGAGAGCACCCAGTCCGCGGGATCCTGTCGACCCACCGGTCGACCGATGCCGACGCGCACCCGGGGGAACTCCGGGGTGGTGATGGCGCGAGCGATATCGCGCACCCCATTGTGCCCACCGTGGCCGCCGCCGATCTTGAGCTTGACGGTGTCGAAGGGGATGTCGAGTTCGTCGTGGACGACGATGATCTGCTCGGCCGGCACGGAGTAGAACCGCGCCAGAGCGGCGACCGGCGTGCCCGAGACGTTCATGAAGGTGTTGGGCTTGGCCAGCACGAGCTTGTCGCCACCGGGGCGCAGCCAGGTCTCGACGACACGCGCGCCGCCCTTGTGCTCACGGAAGCTCTCGCCCCGTCGCGCAGCCAGCTCATCGACCACCATCTGGCCGATGTTGTGCCTCGTCGCCTCATATCGCGGGCCGGGGTTGCCGAGCCCCACCACGAGCCAGGTGGATGCCATGTCCTCGTCCTCTCGGATGCGGGCGCCGTGCGGTTCCCGGGTCAGAATACGACAGAGGGGGCGCGATCTGCTCGCGCCCCCTCTGTGATGCAGTCAGCGGTGAAGCTGCGCCTGCGGAGATCACTCCGCGGCGGGCGCCTCCTCGGCGGCAGCCTCGTCGGCTCCGGCCTCGTCCTCTTCGAGCGACTCCTCCGCCGGGATCGAGATCGCGACGACCAGGACCTCGGGGTCGGTCAGCAGCGTCGAGCCCTTGGGGAGCTTGACGTCGGCGGCGGTGATGTGAGCACCGTCTTCGAGACCGTCGACAGAGACCTCGACGTTCTGCGGGAGGTGCGTGGCCTCGGCCTCGATCGACAGGGTGTTCGCGTCCTGGTTGACGATCGTGCCGGGAGCCGACTCGCCGGTCACGATGACGGGAAGGTCGATCGCGACCTTCTCGCCCTTCTTCACGACGAGCAGGTCGATGTGCTCGATGATCTGGTGCACGGGGTCCTTCTGGACGTCCTTGACCAGGGCGAGCTGAGGCGTGCCCTCGATGTCGAGCTCGAGCAGCGCGTTGGCGCGGCGGATGATGAGCGAGACCTGGTGGCCCGGCAGCGCGACGTGCACGGGGTCGGTGCCGTGACCGTAGATGACGGCGGGGATCTTGCCTGCGGCGCGCAGACGACGGGCGAAGCCCTTGCCGAAGCTCTCGCGGAGCTCGGCCTTGACCTTGGTGTCTTCAGACATGGGGTTCTCCTTCGGGGCACGCAGCGACAGCTACGCGGTGGTCTTGGAATTGTTCTCGAACGCAGACACGTGAGGAAAGCCACCGGCTTGCTTCGCCGCGTCGATAACGGATGCCAGCGCACGCGCAGAAGCATCCCTCGCCGAGGTACTCCTCCGATGGTACCAAACGAGCCGGTAGGCTGAGGACACCGATCCCTCTCTGCAGAACACGGAGTTCTTCTCATGCTCGACGGCGTCTTCTTCTCCCACGCGATCGCCTGGCTCATCGGCGCCATGACCGTGTGCGCTGCCGGCTTCACGTTCGCCGCGCTCTTCTCTCTCGGCCGCTCGGGCTACCGCAAGGACTGATCTCCCCCACTCGGACGGTCACCGCGCGCTCGCGAGAGACGCATTCCGGCGACACACGGGAGAAGCACCCCTGACGTCGCGATAATCTGGATGCATCCCTTTCTTCTCGATCTAGGAGCCATCTGTGCCCGAAGCATCAGCGAACATCGGAGTCGTCGGACTCGCCGTCATGGGGTCGAACCTCGCCCGCAACCTCGCCAGCCGCGAGGGCAACACGGTGTCGATCTTCAACCGCAGCTACGAGAAGACCGAGACCCTCGTCTCCGAGCACCCTGAGGCCGGCTTCGTCGCCGCCAAGACGTACCAGGAGTTCGCAGACTCGCTGCAGAAGCCGCGCACCGCGATCATCATGGTCAAGGCCGGCGGCCCGACCGACGCCGTGATCGACTCACTCGTCGAGGTCTTCGAGCCGGGCGACATCATCGTCGACGGCGGCAACGCCTACTTCCCCGACACCATCCGCCGCGAGAAGGCCGTTCGCGAGACCGGCATCAACTTCGTCGGCGCAGGCATCTCCGGTGGCGAAGAGGGCGCGCTCACCGGCCCGTCGATCATGCCCGGCGGCTCGGACGAGTCCTGGATCACCCTCGGCCCGATCCTCAAGTCGATCGCCGCCGTCGCCGAGGGCGAGCCGTGCGTGACGCACGTCGGCCACGACGGCGCCGGACACTTCGTCAAGATGGTGCACAACGGCATCGAGTACGCCGACATGCAGCTGATCGCCGAGGCCTACGACCTCATCCGCCGCGGCACCGGCAAGTCCCCCGCCGAGATCGCCGAGATCTTCGCCGAGTGGAACAAGGGCGAGCTCGAGTCCTACCTGATCGAGATCACCGCAGAGGTGCTCCGCCAGGTGGATGCCGAGACCGGCAAGCCCCTCGTCGACGTCATCCTCGACCAGGCCGGCGCCAAGGGCACCGGCGCGTGGACCGTGCAGACGGCGCTGTCGCTCGGCGTCCCCGTCTCGGGCATCGCCGAGGCCACCTTCGCCCGCTCTCTGTCGTCGCACCCCGAGCAGCGCGAGGTCGCGGGTTCGCTCCCCGGCCCCGACGAGGAGTTCGTCGTCGCCGACCAGGCCGCCTTCATCGAGGACGTCCGTCTCGCGCTGTACGCGTCGAAGATCGTCGCCTACTCGCAGGGCTTCGACGAGATCCGCGCGGGCGCAGCCGAGTACGGCTGGAACATCGACCTCGGCGCGATCAGCAAGATCTGGCGCGGAGGCTGCATCATCCGCGCCCAGTTCCTCAACCGCATCGCCGACGCGTACGCGGCAGAGCCCGGCCTGCCCGTGCTGCTGACCGCTCCGTACTTCACCGAGGCGATCACGCGCGCTCAGGCGGCGTGGCGTCGCGTCGTCGTCGCGGCGGCACAGGCCGGCATCCCGGCTCCGGCGTTCTCGTCGTCGCTGTCGTACTACGACGGCATCCGCGCCGACCGCCTGCCCGCCGCCCTCGTTCAGGGGCAGCGCGACTTCTTCGGCGCGCACACCTACAAGCGCATCGACAAGCCCGGCACGTTCCACACGCAGTGGTCGGGCGACCGCACCGAGATCGAAGCCGAGGACACTCACTGAGCGCGTCTCGCACATGACGAAGGCCCCGGCGATTCCGCCGGGGCCTTCGTCATGTC of Microbacterium sp. LWH13-1.2 contains these proteins:
- a CDS encoding exodeoxyribonuclease III; amino-acid sequence: MPHLRIASVNVNGIRAAARNGMSGWLDAADVDILTLQEVRGQDEHLEAALPGWTFVHDEATAKGRAGVAIASRVPALASRTDFGDVDFDSKGRWIEADFQIGDRPLTVVSAYVHSGEADTPKQEEKWKFLDAFGIRLAELGQADDALALVTGDLNVGHRELDIKNWRGNRKKAGFLPRERAYFDRFLGAAGEAVEGVDGSTGTGLGWIDVGRAFHGDVEGPYTWWSMRGQAFDNDSGWRIDYHLATPALAERATAYHVARAAAYDQRWSDHAPVVVDYTY
- the gndA gene encoding NADP-dependent phosphogluconate dehydrogenase produces the protein MGSNLARNLASREGNTVSIFNRSYEKTETLVSEHPEAGFVAAKTYQEFADSLQKPRTAIIMVKAGGPTDAVIDSLVEVFEPGDIIVDGGNAYFPDTIRREKAVRETGINFVGAGISGGEEGALTGPSIMPGGSDESWITLGPILKSIAAVAEGEPCVTHVGHDGAGHFVKMVHNGIEYADMQLIAEAYDLIRRGTGKSPAEIAEIFAEWNKGELESYLIEITAEVLRQVDAETGKPLVDVILDQAGAKGTGAWTVQTALSLGVPVSGIAEATFARSLSSHPEQREVAGSLPGPDEEFVVADQAAFIEDVRLALYASKIVAYSQGFDEIRAGAAEYGWNIDLGAISKIWRGGCIIRAQFLNRIADAYAAEPGLPVLLTAPYFTEAITRAQAAWRRVVVAAAQAGIPAPAFSSSLSYYDGIRADRLPAALVQGQRDFFGAHTYKRIDKPGTFHTQWSGDRTEIEAEDTH
- the trpS gene encoding tryptophan--tRNA ligase; its protein translation is MQPSADSLQIGNYIGALLQWRDLQSSYDAYFSVVDLHALTVAQDPAELREKTRRTAAQYIAAGIEPSLSTLYVQSHVRAHAELAWILSTITGFGEAGRMTQFKDKSARYGADATSVGLFTYPVLMAADILLYQTDVVPVGDDQKQHVELTRDLAERFNSRFGETFVVPRPVIQKDTARIYDLQNPTSKMSKSAESDAGVLWMLDDPAKSAKKIMRAVTDNEGSVRFDRENKPGVSNLLTIYAALSGRQVPAIEDEYAGRGYGDFKKGLAEVVVNEFEPVRARALELLDDPAELDRILAANAARADAVADATLAAVYDRVGLLRRI
- a CDS encoding YhjD/YihY/BrkB family envelope integrity protein; amino-acid sequence: MSDPAGAESEPRRLDAAVERATALTQRTLGLFPVRVWRHFLQHNGFLLAAGVSYQALFAIFAAIYLAFAIAGLWLGGSSEAVDGMIDIINSYIPNLIQDEGGVFTPQQVQEIAVSTTGLLSITGLIALGTVIWTAIGWVTFSRRATRDIFGLPPDRRSYVILKARDLLAALIFGASLLAGSLLSSASAVALSWILSLLGWGAALDGLTSIRIGTVLVSFALLSGALAAMVRFLTGTSLHWGTIWPGALLGGGAMTILQFGAGFLLSYTPSNPLLATFAIFIGLLLWFRVNGVVMLVASSWIAVSAQDRDLPLLSQTEAERRLAEYQTLLEAARIRVREAQADRDEAPWYRSWQSERALRAAERELESLKASAPPPVDESAPFAQRLLAELQRPSKDVGGPR
- a CDS encoding 50S ribosomal protein L25/general stress protein Ctc; the encoded protein is MSEDTKVKAELRESFGKGFARRLRAAGKIPAVIYGHGTDPVHVALPGHQVSLIIRRANALLELDIEGTPQLALVKDVQKDPVHQIIEHIDLLVVKKGEKVAIDLPVIVTGESAPGTIVNQDANTLSIEAEATHLPQNVEVSVDGLEDGAHITAADVKLPKGSTLLTDPEVLVVAISIPAEESLEEDEAGADEAAAEEAPAAE
- the pth gene encoding aminoacyl-tRNA hydrolase, whose amino-acid sequence is MASTWLVVGLGNPGPRYEATRHNIGQMVVDELAARRGESFREHKGGARVVETWLRPGGDKLVLAKPNTFMNVSGTPVAALARFYSVPAEQIIVVHDELDIPFDTVKLKIGGGHGGHNGVRDIARAITTPEFPRVRVGIGRPVGRQDPADWVLSPFGKDERANLPILVSDGADAVELLVAEGLLAAQQKHHAPR